GTGCCCCCAGCTCGCCCGACAGCCGGAAGTCGAAGGGTCTCGACACGCCGCTCAGCCGCAGATAGAGATCGAACTGGCAGTCGCCGTCCGTCTCGGTGTTGCGCATGAAGGCGTTGAACCGCCAACTGCCGTCCTGTCGGCAGATCAGCTGCGCCTCGGAGCAGTAGAGCGGAAGGCGCATGCCGACCGTGCTGTAGACCCAGATCTCCCTGCCGAGAGTGAAGATCCGCTCGTGGCCGGGCGGGATCTCCTCGTCGGGGAGCGGCGTGGTGGCCGCCGGCAGAAGGAACCAGTCGTTCCAGTCGCCGTCCATGTACCACGCGGCTGTCCGCTTCCCCGGCCTGCCGATGCCGAAGACCTCCATGTGGTCGTCGTCGCGCGTCATGGTGGCCAGATGGGCCGGGCCGGCGAAGGGCTGCTCGGCCCTGATCCTGAACCACTCGTGCCAGTCCTCGGAGTCCCAGTAGTTTCCCCAGGCCTGTCCGTCCGTGTCGACGACGAAGACCTCCATGTGGTCCTCGTGCCGGGAGACGGTGGCCATCGGCGACCCGGGCTCGAAGAGACGGGTTCCGATGGGGACCCAGTCGTGCCAGGTGTTGCCGTCCCACCAATTGGCGCGGACCTGGTGGTTGGTGTCGATCCCGAAGAGCTCCAGATGGTCCTCGTGCCGGGAGATGGCGCCCAGCGGGGACCCGGGCGGGAACTCGTACGACCCGATGGCCTGCCACTGGCCCCACTCGCCGCCCCACGCGGAGGCGTGCGGTCTGCGCTGTTCGTCGACCGCGTAGACCTCCATGTGGTCGTCGTTCCGCGTCAGGGAGACGAGATGGGCCCCGGCCGGGAAGGTGCGGCCGGGAATCTCGAACCAGCCCTTCCACTCACCGTTCCACCAGTTGCCCCACACCTTGCCGTCGCCGTCGACGCCCCACACCTCCATGTGGTCGTCGTTGCGCGAGAGGCAGGCCAGCGGCGCGCCCGGAGGGAAGAGGTGGCCGGGGATCTCGAACCAGCCCTTCCACTCACCGTGCCACCAATTGCCCCACACCTTGCCGTCGCCGTCCACGGCGAAGACCTCCATGTGGTCGTCGTTCCGCGTCAGGGTGGCGACATGGGCTCCGGGCGGGAAGGAATGCCCTGTCAGCAGGAAGCTGCCCTCCCACGAGCCGTGCCACCACCAGGAGGTCCACATCCGTCCGTCGGTGTCGACCGCGAAGACCTCCATGTGGTTGTCGTTGCGCGACAGGGTGGCCAGCGGCGCGCCCGGCGCGAAGGACGCCTCGACGGTGAACGGCCGCGGCACCGTGTACTCGAAGGGCTGCCGGCTCGCCAGTACGACGCCGATCCGGTCGAGGCTCTGGCGGGCCCAGGTGAAGCCCCCGAGGCTGTTCAGCGCCTGGTAGATCTCGACCGACTCCCGGGCGGGGACGACGGCTTGCTCCGGTTCGTCCGCGCTCAGCAGATTCGAGCCGAGGACGACGAGGGCGTGCGCCAGGGCGGGACGGTCCTGGGCGGCACGGTGGATGCCGGCCTCCTCGCCGGTGGCCTCCGCCGCCTGCCCGTACCGGCCGGCCGCCGTGTAACGCCGGGCGAGGTTCTGGAGAGCCCACGCGATTCCACCGGAACCGCCCAACTCCCGGTATACGGCGGTGCCTTCCAGGGCTGCGGCAAGCGCTTCGTCCAGCCGCCCCGCGCTTTCGAGGTTCGACCCGAGAGTGACGAGGGCGTGCGCGAGACCCGACGGGTTCTGGGCGGCGCGCTGGATGTCGACCCGCTCCTGCGTGGCCTCCACGGCCTCCGGATAGCGGCCCGCCGCGGTGCAGCGGTTGGCGACGTTCTCCAGGGCCCACACCAGCCCGGCGCTGTTGCCCAGTTCGCGATAGAGGGCGGCGGCCTCGCGTGCTGCGGAGACCGCTTCGTCGTGACGGCCCGCGGTCTGGAGCTCCGAGGAGAGGATGACCAGGGCATGTGCGAGGCCCGGTCGGTCGCCGGTCTCCCGGCAGACCCGGACGCGCTCCTGCGCCTCGTTCAGGGCATTACTGGTGATAGCCACACCTCCACCTTTCCCGATATGCACCGCCTTCAATGCATACGGGTACGGCGACTCGACGGCCCAACCAGCTCCTAACGGGTGAATCCGGCCGTTCGGCAAGTGAGGGCCGGTGTGACCAGGGAAGTCCATCCTGCGTACCGGACAGTCAATGGGCACGGAGCGTCACTATGCCGAAGTTCCTCATCCAGGCCACCTACACGCCCGAAGGCACGAAGGGGCTGCTCAGCGAAGGCGCGAGTGGGCGACGCGCCGCCGTCGAACAGGTCGTCACCGGCCTCGGCGGAAAGGTCGAGTCCATGTATTTCACCTTCGGGGAGGACGACATCGTGCTCATCATCGATTTCCCCGACCCGGTCTCCATGGCCGCCGTCAGTCTCACCGTCAAGGCCAGCGGCGCGCTCCACACCCGGGCCACCCCACTGCTGACCATCGACGAGATCGACGAGGCGGCCCGCCGACAGGTGAACTTCCGTGCGCCCGCGCCGTAGAGCGAGGCGGGGGGATGATGCTCCATAGCCACCCGCTCCACGAAAGAAGGCCCAAGTCACCGACTTGGGCCTTCTGTTGTCCGGACCCGGCCGCCTGGCCCGCCCTGTGGTGGCGGATCAGCCGGTCTTGACGGGGGGGCAGGGTGAAACCGTCGTTGGGCTTCCCCGCGAGGAGGGCGGCCAGGCCGCCGCTGAGGCCGTACGTCGTACCGCCCGGCCCTGCGGTCAGCTGGCCCACGCCTGCCGGCCCTGCGCGACACTGTCCGGGTGATCACCGAT
This window of the Streptomyces niveus genome carries:
- a CDS encoding GYD domain-containing protein, with product MPKFLIQATYTPEGTKGLLSEGASGRRAAVEQVVTGLGGKVESMYFTFGEDDIVLIIDFPDPVSMAAVSLTVKASGALHTRATPLLTIDEIDEAARRQVNFRAPAP
- a CDS encoding tetratricopeptide repeat protein, with the protein product MAITSNALNEAQERVRVCRETGDRPGLAHALVILSSELQTAGRHDEAVSAAREAAALYRELGNSAGLVWALENVANRCTAAGRYPEAVEATQERVDIQRAAQNPSGLAHALVTLGSNLESAGRLDEALAAALEGTAVYRELGGSGGIAWALQNLARRYTAAGRYGQAAEATGEEAGIHRAAQDRPALAHALVVLGSNLLSADEPEQAVVPARESVEIYQALNSLGGFTWARQSLDRIGVVLASRQPFEYTVPRPFTVEASFAPGAPLATLSRNDNHMEVFAVDTDGRMWTSWWWHGSWEGSFLLTGHSFPPGAHVATLTRNDDHMEVFAVDGDGKVWGNWWHGEWKGWFEIPGHLFPPGAPLACLSRNDDHMEVWGVDGDGKVWGNWWNGEWKGWFEIPGRTFPAGAHLVSLTRNDDHMEVYAVDEQRRPHASAWGGEWGQWQAIGSYEFPPGSPLGAISRHEDHLELFGIDTNHQVRANWWDGNTWHDWVPIGTRLFEPGSPMATVSRHEDHMEVFVVDTDGQAWGNYWDSEDWHEWFRIRAEQPFAGPAHLATMTRDDDHMEVFGIGRPGKRTAAWYMDGDWNDWFLLPAATTPLPDEEIPPGHERIFTLGREIWVYSTVGMRLPLYCSEAQLICRQDGSWRFNAFMRNTETDGDCQFDLYLRLSGVSRPFDFRLSGELGAPGDKEAARIGRRSRGFLPEQRFQEEGHYDALTDPAFFREVYTCAATFTIPPPGWNDYIVPPAEEPEE